A genomic segment from Rubrobacter tropicus encodes:
- a CDS encoding Glu/Leu/Phe/Val family dehydrogenase, protein MQIFEKLAEYRYEQLVFCHDKATGLRAIIAVHDTTLGPALGGCRMYPYASEDEAIVDVLRLARGMTYKAAASGLNLGGGKSVIIGDPRTDKTEALFRSFGRYIETLGGRYIVAEDVGTSTEDANFIRVETGHVVGVDVTRGGSGDPSPFTALGVLQGMRACVEEVFGDDSLAGRTVAVQGVGHVGYHLCRLLHEAGARLIVTDVNASAVERVVRMFGAKAVEPDEILALACDVYAPCALGATVNDDTIPRLGCRIVAGSANNVLHEARHGEALAERGILYAPDYVINAGGLINVADELEGYNERRATKRVMRIEDRIRKIIAISKRDGVPTNVAADTLALERIAAISSMERLHTGHPYGQLQRRRETI, encoded by the coding sequence ATGCAAATTTTCGAGAAGCTAGCGGAGTACCGTTACGAGCAGCTGGTCTTCTGCCACGACAAGGCGACGGGGCTGCGCGCCATCATAGCCGTCCACGACACCACGCTTGGTCCGGCGCTGGGCGGCTGCCGCATGTACCCCTATGCTTCGGAGGATGAGGCCATAGTAGACGTGCTGCGCCTGGCGAGGGGGATGACCTACAAGGCCGCGGCCAGCGGGCTCAACCTCGGGGGCGGCAAGTCGGTAATAATCGGCGACCCGCGCACGGACAAGACCGAGGCGCTCTTCCGCTCCTTCGGCCGGTACATCGAGACGCTCGGCGGCCGCTACATCGTCGCCGAGGACGTCGGCACTTCGACGGAGGACGCCAACTTTATCCGGGTCGAGACCGGGCACGTCGTCGGGGTGGACGTTACGCGCGGGGGATCGGGGGACCCATCGCCCTTCACGGCGCTCGGCGTTTTGCAGGGGATGCGGGCGTGCGTGGAGGAGGTCTTCGGCGACGACTCGCTCGCCGGCCGGACGGTGGCCGTGCAGGGCGTGGGGCACGTGGGGTATCACCTTTGCCGGCTGCTCCACGAGGCCGGTGCGCGCCTGATCGTCACAGACGTGAACGCCTCGGCCGTCGAGCGGGTGGTGCGGATGTTCGGCGCGAAGGCCGTGGAGCCGGATGAGATCCTGGCCTTGGCCTGCGACGTCTACGCACCCTGCGCCCTCGGCGCCACGGTGAACGACGATACTATTCCGAGACTCGGGTGCCGGATCGTCGCCGGCAGCGCCAACAACGTCTTGCACGAGGCGCGTCACGGCGAAGCTTTGGCAGAGCGCGGCATCCTCTACGCACCCGACTACGTAATAAACGCCGGCGGCCTCATAAACGTCGCCGACGAGTTAGAAGGCTACAACGAACGCCGAGCCACCAAGAGGGTTATGCGCATAGAGGACCGCATCCGCAAGATCATCGCCATCTCCAAACGCGACGGCGTCCCGACCAACGTCGCCGCCGACACCTTAGCCCTCGAACGCATAGCGGCCATAAGCTCGATGGAGCGGTTGCACACGGGCCACCCGTACGGCCAACTACAGCGCCGGCGGGAGACGATCTAG
- a CDS encoding DUF3644 domain-containing protein, whose product MRLRKGKTKTTLQSAIDAALLAVEIYNKPRTTFRSEAYIAMMVIAWTRLFHAHFNVTIGDRYYYKDKNGARYQKIDGEKKAWELATCMSEYGSLSEPVTKNLQFFIKLRNKIEHRHIDKREVDTLIFGECQALLYNFETTLIQLFGKEYALNEALVYSLQLSHLRTSEQEAASKAALSKDLKNIVNYVNQYRSTLSDEIFQSQEYSIRLLQIPKISNTNRSDLAVEFVRWDKLSEGDREAFEKITAIIKDKSLRLEGINVGKLKPSEVVGRVKNALPATSFTMHTHTCLHQLLGIRPAPDADDPFDTNTAYCHYDEAHGDYLYQDEWPDLIVDLLQSGRLVVEDVHNAKRNGEQWDINAYVG is encoded by the coding sequence GTGCGGCTTCGAAAAGGAAAAACTAAGACTACTCTTCAATCAGCAATCGACGCAGCGCTATTAGCTGTAGAGATCTACAACAAGCCAAGGACAACATTCAGGAGCGAAGCCTATATTGCAATGATGGTCATCGCATGGACAAGGCTCTTTCACGCACACTTCAACGTCACCATCGGGGACCGTTACTACTATAAAGATAAGAATGGCGCCAGGTATCAAAAAATTGACGGAGAAAAGAAAGCTTGGGAGCTCGCGACGTGTATGTCCGAGTATGGCAGTCTAAGTGAGCCAGTCACGAAGAACTTGCAATTCTTTATCAAGTTGCGCAATAAGATTGAACATCGCCACATCGATAAGAGAGAAGTTGACACCTTGATCTTCGGAGAGTGCCAAGCACTACTCTACAATTTCGAGACTACGTTAATACAACTGTTTGGTAAGGAGTATGCACTCAACGAGGCCTTAGTCTATAGCCTTCAACTATCGCATCTGCGCACTTCCGAGCAAGAGGCAGCCAGCAAAGCGGCTTTATCTAAAGATCTGAAGAACATCGTTAACTATGTGAATCAATATCGTTCGACTCTTTCTGATGAAATATTTCAGTCACAAGAGTACAGTATTAGGCTGTTGCAGATCCCGAAAATTTCGAACACTAATCGGTCTGACCTAGCTGTAGAGTTCGTCCGTTGGGATAAGTTATCTGAGGGAGATAGAGAGGCCTTCGAGAAGATCACCGCAATAATCAAAGACAAGAGCCTAAGATTAGAAGGCATCAATGTAGGCAAGCTCAAACCGAGCGAGGTAGTTGGTCGCGTTAAGAACGCGCTTCCAGCAACCAGTTTTACGATGCACACTCATACTTGTTTGCACCAATTGCTGGGTATAAGACCTGCACCCGATGCCGATGACCCCTTCGACACTAACACAGCCTACTGTCATTATGACGAAGCACACGGTGACTATTTGTACCAAGACGAGTGGCCTGACCTGATTGTCGACTTACTGCAGTCAGGAAGGCTAGTAGTTGAAGATGTACATAACGCTAAACGAAATGGCGAACAGTGGGATATCAACGCGTACGTTGGTTGA
- a CDS encoding acyl-CoA carboxylase subunit beta — MQGERLGEDTTAGKLEGLEKLRERAAHPAPEQAVERQREKGKLTARERIDILLDEGTFVELDRYRVHRSNNFGLEQNKPLGDGVVTGYGEVMGRKVCVFSQDFTVFGGSLGEVYAQKICKVMDLALSTGCPIVGINDSGGARIQEGVVSLAGYADIFHRNVLASGVVPQISVVMGPCAGGAVYSPAITDFVFMVEGTSHMFITGPDVIKSVTGEEVTQEDLGGAATHNTKSGVAHFSSPDEETCLEDVRFLLSFLPENNLETAPYYPPDDDPGRMEEELASLVPDSPRQPYDIREAVSLVVDDGEFFEVQEGWAQNLVVGFARMDGHAIGVVGNQPMVLAGTLDIDASVKGARFVRFCDAFNIPLLTFVDVPGFMPGTGQEWGGIIRHGAKLLYAFSEATVPKMTVITRKAYGGAYDVMNSKHIGADVNVAWPTGEVAVMGASAAVGIIHRRRIAEAEDPEAERESLIADYEEKFNNPMVAAEMGFIDDIIDPRETRPYLVKALSMVRTRRPERPPRKHGNIPL, encoded by the coding sequence ATGCAGGGTGAGAGGCTTGGCGAGGACACGACCGCCGGAAAACTGGAGGGGCTCGAGAAGCTGCGCGAGCGTGCGGCCCATCCCGCCCCCGAGCAGGCCGTCGAGCGGCAGCGCGAGAAGGGCAAGCTCACGGCGCGCGAGCGGATCGATATCCTGCTCGACGAGGGGACCTTCGTCGAGCTGGACCGCTACAGGGTGCACCGCTCGAACAATTTTGGGCTGGAGCAGAACAAGCCTTTAGGCGACGGGGTGGTTACCGGCTACGGTGAGGTGATGGGGCGGAAGGTCTGCGTCTTCTCGCAGGACTTCACGGTCTTCGGCGGTTCTCTGGGCGAGGTGTACGCCCAGAAGATCTGCAAGGTCATGGACCTGGCGCTCAGCACGGGATGCCCCATCGTCGGGATCAACGACTCGGGCGGGGCGAGGATTCAGGAGGGCGTCGTCTCTTTAGCCGGGTACGCCGACATCTTCCACAGGAACGTTCTGGCCTCCGGTGTTGTGCCCCAGATCTCGGTGGTCATGGGCCCTTGCGCCGGGGGGGCCGTCTACTCGCCGGCGATCACGGACTTCGTCTTCATGGTCGAGGGGACGAGCCACATGTTCATCACGGGCCCCGACGTCATAAAGAGCGTGACGGGCGAGGAGGTCACCCAGGAGGACCTCGGGGGGGCCGCCACCCACAACACCAAGAGCGGCGTCGCCCACTTCTCCTCCCCCGACGAGGAGACTTGCCTCGAAGACGTGCGGTTCCTCCTCTCGTTTCTACCGGAGAACAACCTCGAAACCGCCCCGTACTATCCGCCCGACGACGACCCGGGACGGATGGAGGAGGAGCTCGCCTCGCTCGTGCCGGACTCGCCGCGCCAGCCCTACGACATAAGGGAGGCCGTCTCCCTGGTCGTCGACGACGGGGAGTTCTTCGAGGTGCAGGAGGGGTGGGCCCAGAACCTCGTGGTCGGGTTCGCCAGGATGGACGGCCACGCCATCGGCGTGGTCGGGAACCAGCCGATGGTGCTCGCGGGTACTTTAGATATAGACGCGAGCGTCAAGGGGGCGCGGTTCGTGAGGTTCTGCGACGCCTTCAACATCCCTCTGCTCACGTTCGTGGACGTGCCGGGGTTCATGCCCGGGACGGGGCAGGAGTGGGGTGGGATCATCCGCCACGGCGCCAAGCTTCTCTACGCCTTCTCCGAGGCCACGGTCCCCAAGATGACCGTTATAACCAGAAAAGCCTACGGCGGCGCCTACGACGTCATGAACTCCAAGCACATAGGCGCCGATGTGAACGTCGCCTGGCCGACGGGCGAGGTCGCGGTGATGGGGGCCTCGGCGGCCGTCGGCATCATCCACCGCAGGCGCATCGCGGAGGCGGAGGACCCGGAGGCCGAGCGGGAGTCGCTCATCGCGGACTACGAGGAGAAGTTCAACAACCCGATGGTGGCCGCCGAGATGGGTTTCATAGACGACATCATCGACCCGCGGGAGACGAGGCCCTACCTCGTAAAGGCCCTCTCGATGGTAAGGACCAGGCGCCCCGAGCGCCCGCCGCGCAAGCACGGGAACATCCCCCTCTGA
- a CDS encoding acetyl-CoA carboxylase biotin carboxylase subunit — MFGKILIANRGEISVRIARACRELGIASVAVYSDIDRGALHTVVADEAYHIGPTPATESYLNIEKLIEVAKESGAEAVHPGYGFLAESAPFARAVTEAGLVWIGPHPEAIVAMGSKVESRRIMAAAGVPITPGTEGPVDSPDAVLEFAAEHGFPVAVKASAGGGGKGFAVANDKTEAEAAYSRASREGEAYFGDGSVYLEKYLPAPRHVEIQVFRDKHGNAVHLGERDCSIQRRHQKLVEECPSPALDPETRDAMGRAAVAAADAVGYDSAGTVEFLLQDDDFFFLEMNTRVQVEHPVTEEVTGVDVVQTGIRLAAGEPMPISQEEVSWRGHAIEVRVNAEDAARDFVPSPGAVTAYGEPGGPGVRVDSSLRGPGSVPESYDPLFAKLIVRASDRGAALARLRRALSEFRVEGIATTLPFFRAILDDEVFVSGDYTTGFVAERMEGLVIEATQPAGGAAEDEKAPREVEVEVNGRLFRVRVFGDEAGAGGRATPPRRSGRTTRRAAGGEGAVASPMQGTIVKVLVEEGQEVAADEAVCVLEAMKMESEVRAQKAGRVSEVLVEAGKTVRSGEPLVVLE; from the coding sequence GTGTTCGGGAAGATCCTTATCGCGAACAGGGGTGAGATCTCCGTCCGCATAGCCCGCGCCTGCCGGGAGTTGGGCATCGCGAGCGTCGCCGTCTACTCGGACATAGACAGGGGCGCCCTCCACACGGTCGTCGCAGACGAGGCCTACCATATAGGTCCAACACCTGCCACCGAGAGCTACCTGAACATCGAGAAGTTGATCGAGGTGGCGAAAGAGAGCGGCGCCGAGGCCGTCCACCCGGGGTATGGCTTTCTGGCCGAGAGCGCGCCTTTCGCGAGGGCCGTGACGGAAGCCGGGCTCGTCTGGATCGGGCCCCACCCCGAAGCAATAGTGGCGATGGGCTCGAAGGTCGAGTCGAGGCGCATCATGGCGGCTGCGGGCGTCCCGATCACACCGGGCACCGAAGGCCCCGTCGATTCACCCGACGCCGTCCTGGAGTTCGCCGCTGAGCACGGCTTTCCGGTCGCCGTGAAGGCGTCGGCCGGCGGGGGCGGCAAGGGCTTCGCGGTCGCCAACGACAAGACCGAGGCCGAGGCGGCCTACTCGCGGGCTTCCCGGGAGGGCGAGGCTTACTTCGGGGACGGGTCGGTGTACCTGGAGAAGTACTTGCCGGCGCCCAGGCACGTCGAGATCCAGGTCTTCCGAGACAAGCACGGCAACGCCGTCCACCTCGGCGAACGCGACTGCTCTATCCAGCGCCGCCACCAGAAGCTCGTCGAGGAATGCCCGAGCCCGGCCCTCGACCCCGAAACCCGCGACGCGATGGGCCGCGCGGCCGTCGCCGCCGCCGACGCCGTGGGCTACGACTCGGCCGGCACCGTCGAGTTCCTGCTTCAGGACGACGATTTCTTTTTCCTCGAGATGAACACGAGGGTCCAGGTCGAGCACCCCGTAACGGAGGAGGTCACGGGCGTGGACGTCGTCCAGACCGGCATCCGCCTCGCCGCCGGGGAGCCGATGCCGATAAGCCAGGAGGAGGTCTCCTGGCGGGGCCACGCCATCGAGGTCCGCGTCAACGCCGAGGACGCCGCGCGCGACTTCGTCCCGAGCCCCGGCGCCGTTACCGCCTACGGGGAGCCCGGTGGGCCCGGGGTGCGGGTAGACTCGTCGCTGCGGGGGCCGGGGTCCGTGCCCGAGTCCTACGATCCGCTCTTCGCCAAGCTGATCGTGCGCGCTTCGGACCGCGGGGCGGCCCTCGCCCGGCTGCGGCGCGCGCTCTCCGAGTTCCGCGTCGAAGGTATTGCGACGACGCTGCCGTTCTTCCGCGCTATCCTGGACGACGAGGTCTTCGTCTCCGGCGACTACACGACGGGCTTCGTGGCGGAGAGAATGGAGGGCCTCGTCATAGAAGCCACCCAGCCGGCCGGCGGGGCGGCGGAGGACGAGAAGGCGCCGCGCGAGGTGGAGGTCGAGGTAAACGGCAGGCTTTTCAGGGTTCGGGTCTTCGGCGACGAGGCCGGGGCGGGCGGCCGGGCAACCCCGCCGCGGCGCAGCGGGAGGACGACGCGGCGGGCGGCGGGCGGCGAGGGGGCCGTCGCCTCCCCGATGCAGGGGACCATAGTGAAGGTGCTCGTCGAGGAGGGCCAGGAGGTCGCCGCGGACGAGGCCGTCTGCGTGCTCGAGGCCATGAAGATGGAGAGCGAGGTCAGGGCGCAGAAGGCCGGCCGCGTCTCCGAGGTACTCGTCGAGGCCGGCAAGACCGTCCGCTCCGGCGAGCCTTTGGTCGTCCTGGAATAG
- a CDS encoding DUF5654 family protein, with protein sequence MTAEVLDKFSTLITTALGLVAALAWNTAIQTLFTEIFGEAGSKLAGQFFYAILVTLVVIFATIYVGRAAERAKKAEEEKGGLFSRSKE encoded by the coding sequence TTGACCGCTGAAGTCCTCGACAAGTTCTCGACCCTCATAACCACGGCCTTAGGCCTCGTGGCCGCCCTCGCCTGGAACACGGCCATACAAACGTTGTTCACGGAGATATTCGGGGAAGCAGGCAGCAAACTGGCGGGCCAGTTCTTCTACGCCATCCTCGTAACCCTGGTCGTCATCTTCGCCACCATCTACGTCGGCCGCGCCGCCGAACGCGCCAAAAAAGCCGAAGAAGAGAAAGGCGGCCTTTTTAGCAGGTCAAAGGAATAG
- a CDS encoding bifunctional nuclease family protein yields the protein MSADGFTKMSIYGMNMDLFSSSPIVILKVEDENRYLPIWIGQPEARSILMKLQNQEFVRPLTHDLALNLVNELGASMERITVTALRDQTFFATIRLDIDGKTVEVDSRPSDAIALAIRSGAEIFASDEVIQEAGVEFEEAEAMEDAPEDEVVDKFKDWMNRVSPEDFK from the coding sequence GTGAGCGCCGACGGCTTCACCAAGATGTCCATCTACGGCATGAACATGGACCTCTTTTCCTCTAGCCCGATCGTCATCCTCAAGGTGGAGGACGAGAACCGCTATTTGCCCATCTGGATCGGCCAGCCCGAGGCCCGTTCGATCCTCATGAAGCTCCAGAACCAGGAATTCGTCCGCCCCCTTACCCACGATCTGGCCCTGAACCTCGTCAACGAGCTCGGCGCCTCTATGGAGAGGATCACGGTCACCGCCCTCAGGGACCAGACCTTCTTCGCCACCATCCGCCTGGACATAGACGGCAAGACCGTGGAAGTAGACTCCCGCCCGTCAGACGCCATAGCGCTAGCCATCCGCTCCGGAGCCGAGATCTTCGCCTCCGACGAGGTCATCCAGGAGGCCGGCGTCGAGTTCGAAGAGGCAGAAGCGATGGAGGACGCCCCAGAAGACGAGGTCGTCGACAAGTTCAAGGACTGGATGAACCGCGTCTCGCCGGAAGATTTTAAGTAG
- a CDS encoding BCCT family transporter produces the protein MQRPANPRIDPAVFWIAAFASAAFVAWGILGTESLAAVFEAVLWSFLVPNFGWVFILSSFGFLAFSVYLAFSRYGKVRLGGQDEQPEFSTVSWVAMMFSAGMGIGLMFFGVAEPLSHMGAPPFGLAEPNTRGAAQVAMQYTYFHWAFHPWAIYAIMGLALAYFTFRKGMPNLISSAFYPLLGDRVYGPIGKTIDTLAIFATLFGSATSLGLGALQINQGLNAVFGIGGREAVGLAIVVIAVLTLAFVVSATSGVHRGIQWIANTNMVLAVFLLAFVFLLGPTVFILNTFTESLGAYLANIIPMSFRTASYGDSDFVSGWTIFYWAWWISWAPFVGVFIARISRGRTIREFVFGVVLAPSVVSFVWFAILGGSAIDLQLTGTANIAEIAANNQPAALFSTLQQFPLFLPMALITIILVALFFVSGADAASVVMGMLSSKGNLHPARWNIIVWGTFTGAAAAICLLSGAIQGSVDAALLALQSVAIASAAPFVLILIGLCFSILKALRAERLPDGRPAAPEPGRAMSRPSGAPAPQRMSGQNPRRDDQSRA, from the coding sequence ATGCAAAGACCGGCGAATCCGAGGATCGACCCCGCGGTGTTTTGGATCGCGGCGTTCGCATCGGCTGCGTTCGTGGCGTGGGGGATCCTGGGTACGGAGAGCTTGGCCGCCGTCTTCGAGGCGGTCCTGTGGAGCTTCCTGGTGCCCAACTTCGGCTGGGTGTTCATCTTGTCGTCGTTCGGGTTCCTGGCCTTCTCGGTCTATCTGGCTTTCAGCCGGTACGGGAAGGTAAGGCTTGGTGGGCAGGACGAGCAGCCGGAGTTCAGCACCGTCTCGTGGGTGGCGATGATGTTCAGCGCGGGGATGGGCATAGGGCTGATGTTCTTCGGCGTCGCCGAGCCCCTCTCCCACATGGGCGCTCCGCCGTTTGGGCTGGCGGAGCCCAACACCAGGGGCGCCGCCCAGGTGGCCATGCAGTACACCTACTTCCACTGGGCGTTTCACCCCTGGGCCATCTACGCCATCATGGGGTTGGCTTTGGCCTACTTCACCTTCCGAAAAGGAATGCCCAACCTCATCAGCTCGGCGTTCTACCCCCTCCTGGGTGACAGGGTCTACGGGCCGATCGGCAAGACCATCGACACTTTAGCGATCTTCGCCACCCTGTTCGGCTCGGCCACCTCCCTGGGTCTCGGCGCCCTGCAGATCAACCAGGGTTTGAACGCGGTGTTCGGGATCGGCGGACGGGAGGCGGTCGGGCTGGCGATCGTGGTCATCGCCGTCCTGACGCTGGCGTTCGTCGTGTCGGCGACGAGCGGGGTGCACCGCGGTATCCAGTGGATCGCCAACACCAACATGGTGCTGGCCGTGTTCCTGCTCGCCTTCGTGTTCCTGTTGGGGCCGACGGTGTTCATACTCAACACCTTCACCGAGTCGCTCGGGGCTTACCTGGCGAACATCATCCCGATGAGCTTCAGGACGGCCTCCTACGGCGACTCGGACTTCGTCTCCGGCTGGACCATCTTCTACTGGGCGTGGTGGATAAGCTGGGCGCCGTTCGTCGGGGTGTTTATAGCCAGGATCTCCCGCGGGCGCACCATCCGGGAGTTCGTATTCGGCGTCGTTTTGGCGCCTAGCGTCGTCAGCTTCGTGTGGTTCGCCATCCTCGGCGGGTCGGCCATAGACCTGCAGCTCACGGGGACGGCGAACATCGCCGAGATCGCCGCGAACAACCAGCCGGCGGCGCTGTTCTCCACCCTGCAGCAGTTCCCGCTGTTTCTGCCGATGGCCCTGATCACGATCATCCTGGTCGCGCTGTTCTTTGTCAGCGGGGCCGACGCGGCCTCGGTGGTGATGGGGATGCTCTCCTCGAAAGGCAACCTGCATCCCGCAAGGTGGAACATCATCGTGTGGGGCACGTTCACCGGGGCGGCGGCGGCGATCTGCCTGCTGTCCGGGGCGATCCAGGGTTCGGTCGACGCGGCCCTCCTTGCCCTGCAATCCGTGGCGATCGCCTCTGCGGCGCCGTTCGTGCTGATCCTGATCGGGCTGTGCTTCTCTATCTTGAAGGCGCTGCGCGCGGAACGGCTGCCGGACGGGCGGCCCGCGGCTCCGGAGCCGGGCAGGGCGATGTCCCGTCCGAGCGGGGCCCCCGCCCCGCAGCGGATGTCCGGGCAGAACCCCCGAAGGGACGATCAAAGCCGCGCCTAG
- a CDS encoding Hsp20/alpha crystallin family protein, which produces MGKARNPFRGLIDHMSEMARMREYAEGGGQAQEDQRRTHATAWVPTTDIFARGDDLVIRCELAGVRQEDIDISLVNGVLSISGERRSGLDDEELEFFTRERYFGHFRRTIALPDGVDASRLDAGFEDGLLEINVKGGANLPEPQRVRIRSQVG; this is translated from the coding sequence ATGGGAAAAGCGCGCAACCCGTTCCGCGGGCTTATCGACCACATGAGCGAGATGGCCCGGATGCGGGAGTACGCCGAGGGTGGCGGCCAGGCGCAGGAAGACCAGCGCAGGACCCACGCCACCGCGTGGGTCCCGACCACCGACATATTCGCCAGGGGCGACGACCTCGTGATCCGCTGCGAGCTCGCCGGCGTGCGCCAGGAAGACATAGACATCTCGCTCGTCAACGGCGTGCTGAGCATATCCGGCGAGCGCCGGAGTGGGCTGGACGACGAGGAACTGGAGTTCTTCACGCGGGAACGCTACTTCGGTCACTTCCGGCGCACGATCGCGCTGCCCGATGGCGTGGACGCGAGCAGGCTCGACGCCGGGTTCGAGGACGGCCTGCTGGAGATCAACGTCAAAGGCGGGGCCAACCTGCCCGAGCCCCAACGCGTCCGTATCCGAAGCCAGGTCGGCTGA
- a CDS encoding DUF1772 domain-containing protein, translating into MSSFSRTVSVACAGAFAGGCLVVSVVLVPTWREMDPEAFLAWFQENGPRLGLTLFPLEVAGALFAVLAFFGAVRRGSNGRLPWGLSSLCIVATLVLLPLYFAGANARMIEGNMGAREVGAELASWQGWQWLRTALAVLAVAFGGWGLGRERAERTPK; encoded by the coding sequence GTGTCGAGTTTCAGCCGGACCGTTTCGGTCGCGTGCGCGGGCGCCTTCGCCGGCGGCTGCCTGGTGGTGTCCGTAGTCCTGGTGCCGACATGGCGGGAGATGGACCCGGAGGCGTTCCTGGCTTGGTTTCAGGAGAACGGCCCCCGGCTCGGCCTGACGCTGTTCCCGCTGGAGGTCGCCGGGGCGTTATTCGCGGTCCTGGCGTTCTTCGGCGCCGTGAGGAGGGGGTCGAACGGCCGGTTGCCCTGGGGGCTGTCGAGCCTGTGCATCGTGGCGACGCTGGTCCTGCTTCCCCTCTACTTCGCCGGGGCCAACGCGCGGATGATCGAGGGGAACATGGGGGCGCGGGAGGTGGGCGCCGAGCTCGCGTCCTGGCAGGGCTGGCAGTGGCTGAGGACGGCGCTGGCCGTCCTGGCGGTCGCCTTCGGCGGTTGGGGCCTGGGCCGAGAGCGAGCCGAGCGCACGCCGAAGTAG
- a CDS encoding MarR family winged helix-turn-helix transcriptional regulator codes for MGAGRPVPGELARLVAIEDATMVRTIDRMERDGLVRRERDAQDRRRVNVFLTEEGRHLRDPLVPCAVAANEAATRALTGPELEQAKDLMRRMISALDAAPSARGKGESDRERI; via the coding sequence GTGGGCGCGGGACGGCCGGTCCCAGGGGAGCTCGCCCGTCTGGTCGCCATCGAGGACGCGACGATGGTGCGCACCATAGACCGCATGGAGCGCGACGGCCTCGTCCGGCGCGAGCGGGACGCGCAAGACCGCCGGCGGGTCAACGTGTTCCTCACCGAGGAGGGGCGGCATCTCAGGGATCCGCTGGTGCCGTGCGCCGTCGCCGCGAACGAGGCGGCGACGCGGGCGCTCACCGGGCCCGAGCTGGAGCAGGCGAAGGACCTCATGCGCCGGATGATCTCGGCGCTCGACGCCGCGCCTTCCGCGCGCGGGAAAGGAGAAAGCGATCGTGAACGGATCTAA